GCGCTGCGCAGGCGGCGAGGACGCTGGCCGAAGAGCTTGAGGATGCCGACGATGGCGCCGTAGCCGACGGCGATGCCGAAGGCCACGGCGAGCAGGATTGTGAGAAGCAGTACGGCTGACGCCAGCAGCGTCCACATGCGAATCACCTGGTTTGATGCGGGTCCGGCCTCGGGGATGCTGGCTGCCGCAAGTTCTGGCCCAACAGCGACGTGGCCCAAGTCCCGGCCGACCAAATTCATCTTCGGCCGCAACCCCTGAATTTACTCGCGTTGACGCGTGGCGCAATTGCCAACTAAGATACGTGAGTAGAGTTGCGTTCCCTCACTCTCGGACTTTTCCGTGGCCCTGTCCACGTCACCCAAGGCCACGTCCTTCGGCGAGGGCAGCGGCAACGCTGGATTCGGGCGCGTGAGGCTGGCCGGAAACTGCTGTCCGGCAGGCACTTAGGGGCGGCCAGCAGAACTGTTCCCATGGCGATTTCCAAGATTTCGGTCCGCGGCGCGCGCCAGCACAACCTGAAGAACATTGACGTTGAAATCCCCCGCAACACGCTGACCGTCATTACCGGGCTGAGCGGATCGGGCAAATCGTCGCTGGCTTTCGACACGATCTACGCCGAGGGACAGCGCCGCTACGTGGAGACCCTTTCGGCCTACGCGCGCCAGTTCCTCGACCAGATGGAGCGCCCCGATGTGGACGCCATCGACGGGCTGAGCCCCTCGATCGCCATCGAGCAGAAGACCACCAGCCGCTCCCCGCGCTCCACGGTGGGCACCATCACCGAAATCTACGATTATCTGCGGCTGCTGTATGCCAACGTGGGCGTGCCGCACTGCCCCAAGTGCGGGCGCGAGATCTCGCGGCAATCGGCCGACCAGATCGTGGCGCAGGTGATGGAGCACGTGCGCGGCGAAGCCACAAAAGAAGAAGAGCGCGTCATGGTACTGGCGCCCATCATTCGCGGGCGCAAGGGCGAGTTCAAAAAAGAGCTGGAGAAGCTGGCGCAGCATGGCTTCACGCGCGCGCGCATTGACGGCGAGCTGCGCAACCTGGTGGACGACGAGATCAACCTCAACAAGCGCAAGAACCACACCATCGAAGTCGTGGTGGACCGGCTGCTGCTGAAGTCCGGCATCGAGAAGCGGCTGGAGAACTCGGTCGCCATCGCGATGAAGCTGGCCGGCGGGCTGGTGACGATCTCGTACGTCGGCGGAAAGGCGAGCCAGGAGCGCGTGTTCTCGGCGCGGCTCGCGTGCCCGGTGTGCGGCATCAACGTGCCGCAACTGGAGCCGCGCTCGTTCTCGTTCAACAGCGCTTACGGCGCGTGTCCCGAGTGCCAGGGGCTGGGCAGCCGCTATGACTTCGATCCGGCGAAGGTGATCGTGGACTGGTCGAAGCCGCTGCTGGAAGGCGGGCTGGGGCCCGGGTCGGCGTCAGGAAACCTGATTAACAGCCTGCAGATCGCGGCTGAAGCCTACGGCTTCGACCTGGCGACACCGTTCGAGCAGCTTCCCGGGAAAATTCAAAACCTGGTGTTGTACGGACCCGACGGAAAAGAGAAAAGCAAACTCGGATTCCGCGGCGTGCTCGCGTACCTGAAGAACAATCTGGAGGACGCGACCTCGGAAGGTTACCGCGAGTGGCTGCTGGGCTATATGTCGGCCACCAAGTGCCCGGTGTGCCACGGGCAGCGGCTGCGGCCGGAAAGCCTGGCGGTGAAGGTGAACGGACGCAGCATCGCCGAGTTCACTGCGCTGCCGGTCTCGCGCGCGGTGGAAGCCGTGAAGGCAATCAAGCTCAGCGAGCGCGAGGAGAAAATCGCCGGGCGCGTGGTGCGCGAGATCGCCGAGCGGCTGCAGTTCCTGAATGCCGTTGGATTGAACTATATCTCGCTCGACCGCTCGGCGGCGACGCTGAGCGGCGGCGAAGGCCAGCGCATCCGGCTGGCCACGCAGATCGGCTCACGGCTGCGCGGCGTCCTGTACGTGCTCGACGAGCCTTCCATCGGGCTGCATCACCGCGACAACGGACGCCTGCTTGCCGCGCTGGAATCGCTGCGCGACCTGGGAAACACGGTGCTCGTAGTCGAGCACGATGAAGAAACCATCCGCCGCGCCGACTACGTGATCGATCTCGGCCCCGGCGCCGGCCGCCAC
This genomic interval from Terriglobales bacterium contains the following:
- the uvrA gene encoding excinuclease ABC subunit UvrA, which translates into the protein MAISKISVRGARQHNLKNIDVEIPRNTLTVITGLSGSGKSSLAFDTIYAEGQRRYVETLSAYARQFLDQMERPDVDAIDGLSPSIAIEQKTTSRSPRSTVGTITEIYDYLRLLYANVGVPHCPKCGREISRQSADQIVAQVMEHVRGEATKEEERVMVLAPIIRGRKGEFKKELEKLAQHGFTRARIDGELRNLVDDEINLNKRKNHTIEVVVDRLLLKSGIEKRLENSVAIAMKLAGGLVTISYVGGKASQERVFSARLACPVCGINVPQLEPRSFSFNSAYGACPECQGLGSRYDFDPAKVIVDWSKPLLEGGLGPGSASGNLINSLQIAAEAYGFDLATPFEQLPGKIQNLVLYGPDGKEKSKLGFRGVLAYLKNNLEDATSEGYREWLLGYMSATKCPVCHGQRLRPESLAVKVNGRSIAEFTALPVSRAVEAVKAIKLSEREEKIAGRVVREIAERLQFLNAVGLNYISLDRSAATLSGGEGQRIRLATQIGSRLRGVLYVLDEPSIGLHHRDNGRLLAALESLRDLGNTVLVVEHDEETIRRADYVIDLGPGAGRHGGHLVAQGTPTQITESDKSLTGAYISGKARIGLRHARREPQAWLTVLGAHENNLKHLDVAFPLGVMTVVTGVSGSGKSTLVNDILYRALAKKLYRSREEPGGHKSISGVEAVDKVIRIDQSPIGRTPRSNPATYTGVFTHIRDLFAMLPESRERGYKAGRFSFNVAGGRCEACQGEGQRRIEMNFLPDVYVQCEVCGGHRYNHETLAVRYKGHSIADLLEMPASDALAILENIPQIRQKLQTVVDVGLGYIHLGQSAVTLSGGEAQRIKLARELSKRQTGKTLYLLDEPTTGLHFDDVNKLLDVLHRLTDLGNSIIIIEHNLDVIRNADWIVDLGPEGGDDGGRIVAQGTPEQVARTKKSYTGQALATALAPDGNGAARPRQKTGPA